Proteins encoded within one genomic window of Jiangella mangrovi:
- a CDS encoding glycosyltransferase: protein MYAIETAASVVICLSMVYLLMLMGAGLVQLRRARARLAVQGTATYGSAVVATPVETPVYFLVPCLNEEAVIGQTVAGLTKLAGTTTVVIDDGSDDHTARCAEQAGGFGVEVLRRDLPEARRGKGEALNAGVAWVRRRVAELGQDPEQVIVCVMDADGRLSDGALDHVLPLFADEKVGGVQLQVRIRNRGSFLTRFQDYQFWAIAAVTQFGRQATGTVSLGGNGQFARLSALNMAGEKPWSASLTEDLDLAITLALQGWELQSTPHASVDQQAVERLGPLVRQRTRWYQGHMMAILRLPEIWRSRELSHGRALELTSYCLVPWLLDLPWSILFHYCLIMLVLRWNDLSILSSGDGTATVIIAAAFYLLAFAPALATGLIYHRRDRRWGLLKSLAMGNAVIVTNYLSFACVWRALFRILRGQTSWDKTSRIRETGGQPSPAATGAAAAVAPVLSTQAGVDGAGEWKPSRAKGSRLDRKRAQ, encoded by the coding sequence CGGCGACGTACGGCTCGGCGGTCGTCGCGACCCCGGTCGAGACGCCCGTCTACTTCCTGGTGCCCTGCCTCAATGAGGAGGCCGTGATCGGGCAGACCGTCGCGGGCCTCACGAAGCTGGCCGGGACCACGACCGTCGTGATCGACGACGGCTCCGACGACCACACGGCCCGGTGCGCGGAGCAGGCCGGCGGTTTCGGCGTCGAGGTGCTGCGCCGGGACCTGCCGGAGGCCCGGCGCGGCAAGGGCGAGGCACTCAACGCCGGTGTCGCCTGGGTTCGTCGCCGGGTCGCCGAGCTGGGCCAGGACCCGGAGCAGGTGATCGTCTGCGTGATGGATGCCGACGGTCGTCTCTCCGACGGTGCGTTGGATCATGTCCTGCCACTCTTCGCCGACGAGAAGGTCGGGGGAGTACAGCTCCAGGTGCGGATTCGCAACCGCGGCTCGTTCCTGACCCGGTTCCAGGACTACCAGTTCTGGGCGATCGCCGCGGTCACGCAGTTCGGGCGGCAGGCGACGGGGACGGTGAGCCTCGGCGGCAACGGCCAGTTCGCGCGATTGTCGGCCCTGAACATGGCCGGCGAGAAGCCCTGGTCGGCCTCGCTCACGGAGGACCTCGACCTCGCGATCACCCTTGCGCTCCAAGGCTGGGAGCTCCAGAGCACGCCGCACGCCTCCGTCGACCAGCAAGCCGTGGAGAGACTCGGGCCGCTCGTCCGTCAGCGCACGCGCTGGTACCAGGGGCACATGATGGCCATCCTCCGGCTGCCGGAGATCTGGCGATCACGTGAGCTGAGCCACGGGAGGGCCCTCGAGCTCACCTCGTACTGCCTGGTCCCGTGGCTGCTCGACCTGCCGTGGTCGATCCTCTTCCACTACTGCCTGATCATGCTCGTGCTGCGGTGGAACGATCTGTCGATCCTCAGCAGTGGTGACGGCACCGCGACGGTGATCATCGCGGCCGCCTTCTACCTGCTGGCCTTCGCGCCCGCGCTCGCCACCGGGTTGATCTATCACCGACGAGACCGGCGATGGGGACTGCTCAAGAGCCTGGCGATGGGCAATGCGGTCATCGTCACGAACTACCTCTCCTTCGCCTGCGTCTGGCGTGCACTGTTCCGGATCCTGCGCGGGCAGACGTCGTGGGACAAGACCTCGAGGATCCGGGAGACCGGAGGACAGCCGTCGCCTGCAGCGACGGGTGCGGCTGCCGCAGTCGCACCGGTCCTATCGACACAAGCGGGCGTCGACGGCGCCGGTGAGTGGAAACCGTCGAGAGCGAAGGGCTCTCGGCTCGACAGGAAGAGAGCACAATGA